One genomic window of Solanum dulcamara chromosome 12, daSolDulc1.2, whole genome shotgun sequence includes the following:
- the LOC129876851 gene encoding uncharacterized protein LOC129876851 — MSIILSAFSSSTPFLKDHIKSSNFPLNACPRNQILDFPLSVARIKTLKLELTHKYSGLFGGNFAFPLSRKNGFIAKAESSEVDNGNSVDKAENEVRGESTMPDRFRYLTKEAPDKPVRWPWFIALAFLLYAWRTVLWELGNWKKAVGAVFRFLGYISKLALAVVYYFIGDQITAVIRFIESTIYSIRAFYSGVVAYAPVQELTTIIVLASCVLAIGDAAVPDSVNSQPYLLTAAGIMGFAAVRGYISELFFWFILLGLFVFARFIKKRDYVSSAMPAAAALAAVGEPWVRLVVMVSYAALAVLQHSKTPLNKSEGETTSAVRKVPIPLICAALAIGVRLAAKWAGYRHLTWMIV; from the exons ATGTCGATTATCCTCTCTGCTTTCTCATCTTCAACCCCATTTCTCAAGGACCATATAAAATCCTCAAATTTTCCTTTAAACGCTTGCCCTCGTAATCAGATTCTTGATTTTCCCTTATCTGTAGCCAGAATTAAGACTCTCAAACTCGAATTGACACACAAATATTCCGGGCTTTTCGGCGGTAATTTTGCGTTTCCATTAAGTAGGAAAAATGGCTTTATTGCAAAAGCTGAGAGTAGTGAAGTAGATAACGGGAACAGTGTTGACAAAGCTGAAAATGAGGTCCGTGGAGAGAGCACAATGCCTGATAGATTCAGGTACTTGACGAAAGAAGCTCCTGATAAGCCTGTTAGATGGCCTTGGTTCATAG CATTGGCCTTTCTTTTATATGCCTGGAGGACCGTCTTGTGGGAACTGGGTAATTGGAAAAAGGCTGTGGGTGCTGTCTTCCGATTTCTCGGTTACATCTCGAAACTTGCATTGGCCGTTGTATACTACTTCATAGGCGATCAGATCACAGCTGTAATTAGATTTATTGAATCAACAATTTACTCCATTCGAGCTTTCTACTCCGGTGTAGTTGCATATGCACCAGTACAAGAGCTGACAACAATCATCGTTTTGGCATCTTGTGTTCTTGCTATTGGTGACGCAGCAGTTCCAGATTCTGTGAACAGCCAACCATACCTTCTTACAGCAGCTGGAATAATGGGATTTGCTGCTGTCAGAGGCTATATTTCTGAGCTGTTCTTTTGGTTTATACTCTTGGGCTTGTTTGTCTTTGCTCGATTTATCAAAAAAAGAGATTATGTGTCTTCCGCAATGCCTGCTGCTGCTGCATTGGCTGCTGTGGGAGAGCCTTGGGTTAGACTGGTAGTAATGGTTTCATATGCTGCTTTGGCCGTTCTGCAACATTCTAAGACACCTTTGAACAAAAGTGAAGGTGAAACTACCAGTGCAGTTAGGAAGGTCCCGATTCCCCTGATATGTGCTGCATTGGCCATTGGTGTCCGACTTGCTGCAAAATGGGCTGGTTATCGGCATTTGACATGGATGATCGTTTGA
- the LOC129876619 gene encoding putative pentatricopeptide repeat-containing protein At1g03510, with product MSSFSSNFQRLLSYTKLLTSHVNQGQHEQALSLFHQIHSALSHSLDPFVFPLALKSCAALRFSQLGATIHAHTYKASFVSNPFVACALVDMYGKCVSVEYARRLFDESPERNVVVWNSMISVYAHCNDIGKALELFRVMDVEPNSATFNAMIAGLAEMEDGFSKAVLCYREMGRMGLRPNLITVLALLRAYLGMADVNLIKQIHGYSIRNDIDPDPQLRSGLIEAYGRCGCLDKAHLVFLSMKNRDVVAWSSLISAYAFHGQASTALEVFEQMEKANVRPDEITFLGVLKACSHAGLADDAQMYFSRMRDRYGVEANSDHYACLIDVLSRAGRLHQAYDVIRKMPVKVTAKAWGALLASCRTYGEVELAEIAGRALFEVEPENAANFVILARIYASNGRFEEAERLRREMLKRGMKTAPGSSWVVHQE from the coding sequence ATGAGTTCTTTTTCTTCAAACTTCCAACGGTTGCTCTCTTACACAAAACTCTTAACATCTCATGTCAATCAAGGCCAACATGAACAAGCTCTTTCTCTTTTCCACCAAATTCATTCAGCTCTTTCCCATTCACTCGACCCCTTTGTGTTTCCTCTAGCTCTCAAATCGTGCGCCGCGCTGAGATTCTCTCAGCTCGGCGCAACCATTCATGCTCACACATACAAAGCTTCCTTTGTTTCAAACCCTTTTGTCGCTTGTGCTTTAGTAGACATGTACGGGAAATGCGTCTCCGTTGAGTACGCACGCCGACTGTTTGATGAATCTCCTGAGAGAAATGTAGTCGTTTGGAACTCGATGATCTCGGTTTACGCGCATTGTAATGATATTGGGAAGGCATTGGAGTTGTTTCGAGTGATGGATGTGGAGCCTAATTCTGCCACTTTTAACGCGATGATTGCGGGGTTGGCGGAGATGGAGGATGGGTTTAGTAAGGCCGTTTTGTGTTACAGAGAGATGGGGAGGATGGGTTTGAGGCCGAATTTGATTACGGTTCTTGCATTGTTACGTGCTTATCTTGGTATGGCGGATGTGAATTTGATCAAACAGATTCATGGGTATTCGATAAGGAATGATATTGATCCAGATCCGCAGTTGAGGAGTGGATTAATCGAGGCTTATGGGCGTTGTGGGTGTCTTGACAAAGCCCATCTTGTGTTTCTCAGTATGAAGAACAGGGATGTGGTTGCTTGGAGTAGTTTGATTTCAGCTTATGCGTTTCACGGTCAGGCAAGCACCGCACTTGAAGTTTTTGAGCAAATGGAGAAGGCTAATGTCAGGCCTGATGAAATCACTTTTCTAGGGGTTTTGAAAGCCTGTAGTCATGCTGGACTAGCTGATGACGCACAAATGTACTTTTCTCGGATGAGAGATAGATATGGTGTTGAAGCAAACAGCGATCACTACGCTTGTTTGATAGATGTATTGAGTAGGGCGGGGAGATTGCATCAGGCATATGACGTTATTAGGAAAATGCCAGTGAAGGTGACTGCGAAAGCCTGGGGAGCACTACTTGCTTCTTGTCGAACTTATGGAGAAGTTGAGCTGGCAGAAATAGCTGGAAGAGCTTTATTTGAAGTAGAGCCTGAGAATGCTGCTAATTTTGTGATACTGGCAAGAATTTATGCTAGTAATGGGCGATTTGAGGAAGCGGAAAGACTCAGAAGAGAGATGCTCAAGAGGGGCATGAAAACAGCCCCAGGTAGCAGCTGGGTAGTACATCAAGAATGA